The Trichosurus vulpecula isolate mTriVul1 chromosome 3, mTriVul1.pri, whole genome shotgun sequence genome includes a window with the following:
- the LOC118843810 gene encoding 40S ribosomal protein S20-like — protein sequence MAFKDTGKTLVEPEVAIHRIRITLTSRNVKSLEKVCADLIRGAKEKNLKLKGPVQMPTKTLRITTRKTPCGEGSKTWDRFQMRIHKRLIDLHSPSEIVKQITSISIEPGVEVEVTIADA from the coding sequence ATGGCATTCAAAGACACCGGCAAGACCCTTGTGGAGCCCGAAGTGGCCATTCACCGGATCCGTATCACCCTCACCAGCCGCAATGTGAAATCACTCGAGAAAGTGTGTGCTGACCTAATCAgaggagccaaagaaaagaacttgaaacTGAAGGGACCTGTTCAAATGCCCACCAAGACACTTCGGATCACAACTAGAAAAACTCCTTGCGGTGAAGGTTCAAAGACTTGGGATCGGTTCCAGATGAGAATCCACAAACGCCTTATTGATTTGCACAGTCCTTCTGAAATTGTTAAACAGATCACATCTATCAGCATTGAACCAGGTGTAGAAGTTGAAGTCACCATTGCAGATGCCTAA